A stretch of Blautia liquoris DNA encodes these proteins:
- a CDS encoding VirB6/TrbL-like conjugal transfer protein, CD1112 family has translation MQSIIDSITEWLKEMLVGGITGNLSGMFDNVNQSVGEIAGEVGKTPSAWNGGVFSMIQSLSDTVIIPIAGIILTFVMCYELIQMVIEKNNLHDIDTFMFFKWIFKTFIAVMIITNTFNIIMGIFDVSQHIVSNAAGVIISDTSIDIATVIADMETRLMEMELGSLLGIWLQSMFVGLTMYAMNICIFIIIYGRMIEIYLMTSLGAIPFATMTNREWGGMGQNYLRSMLALGFQAFLIMVCVGIYAVLVQSIAIDSDIMGAVWTCVGYTVLLCFTLFKTGSLAKSIFNAH, from the coding sequence ATGCAAAGCATCATCGACAGTATTACCGAATGGCTTAAAGAGATGTTAGTCGGCGGTATTACGGGAAACTTATCGGGGATGTTCGATAACGTCAACCAAAGTGTTGGCGAAATCGCAGGGGAAGTAGGAAAGACACCGTCAGCGTGGAATGGCGGTGTCTTTTCTATGATACAATCCCTCTCCGACACCGTGATTATACCAATCGCCGGTATTATCCTGACCTTTGTGATGTGCTACGAACTGATACAAATGGTCATTGAGAAAAACAATCTCCACGATATTGATACCTTTATGTTTTTTAAGTGGATTTTCAAAACCTTTATTGCTGTGATGATTATTACTAACACCTTTAACATCATTATGGGAATTTTCGATGTATCACAGCACATCGTATCCAACGCCGCTGGCGTGATTATTTCAGACACTAGCATAGACATTGCCACGGTCATAGCAGATATGGAAACCCGCCTCATGGAAATGGAACTCGGTTCATTGCTTGGCATCTGGCTGCAAAGTATGTTTGTGGGACTGACCATGTACGCCATGAATATCTGTATTTTTATCATTATCTATGGGCGTATGATTGAGATTTATCTCATGACTTCCCTTGGGGCAATTCCCTTTGCCACTATGACAAATCGTGAGTGGGGAGGCATGGGACAGAACTATTTGAGATCCATGTTGGCACTTGGCTTTCAAGCCTTTCTCATTATGGTGTGCGTAGGAATCTATGCAGTATTAGTACAATCCATTGCCATAGACAGTGACATTATGGGGGCTGTTTGGACTTGTGTAGGCTACACGGTTCTTTTGTGCTTTACCCTATTTAAAACTGGATCACTGGCAAAGAGTATTTTCAATGCTCACTAG
- a CDS encoding DUF6674 family protein has protein sequence MNETLTIPLGEQEHLKEFFKVLTDQGRGQEVIELSSLLSQLNQMEKQYTEVLNELKTVKSQLSNIQEKGIKTSAINGVLKLQEKVTKAKNQLEHIKVDISDSVKQSLSLIKQQGISALNKAVDFIGLRKTLTDMRENLNTSISQTQKQIDKINAIGSELHSLNEHTSNLGRVLTGRETKELTQRNEDKGILAVVAKQLKHSKSMLEGMVQSVTHAIKIVDRLEQAANKDKEKKPSVRAELKGNSQKEPVKKAPVTQKKQGMSL, from the coding sequence ATGAATGAAACATTGACAATCCCATTGGGGGAACAGGAACATTTGAAAGAATTTTTTAAGGTGTTGACCGATCAGGGCAGAGGGCAGGAAGTCATAGAACTTTCTTCCCTACTGTCACAGCTAAACCAAATGGAAAAACAGTATACGGAGGTATTAAACGAATTAAAGACGGTAAAAAGTCAGCTATCTAATATTCAGGAAAAAGGAATTAAAACATCTGCTATAAATGGAGTGTTAAAGCTACAAGAAAAAGTAACAAAGGCGAAAAATCAGCTTGAGCATATCAAAGTGGATATTTCCGATAGCGTAAAGCAAAGCCTTTCTCTTATAAAACAGCAAGGAATTTCTGCCTTAAATAAAGCGGTGGATTTTATTGGACTGAGAAAAACACTTACTGATATGAGGGAAAATCTGAACACTTCAATTTCTCAAACCCAGAAACAGATTGACAAGATTAATGCTATAGGGAGCGAACTTCACTCTTTAAATGAGCATACCAGTAATTTAGGGCGTGTCCTTACCGGAAGAGAAACAAAGGAATTGACCCAAAGGAACGAGGACAAAGGGATATTGGCTGTTGTTGCAAAACAGTTAAAACACTCTAAATCTATGTTAGAGGGAATGGTGCAAAGTGTGACCCATGCCATAAAAATAGTTGACCGCTTAGAGCAAGCGGCGAATAAGGATAAAGAAAAAAAGCCATCTGTCCGAGCCGAGTTAAAGGGAAATTCACAGAAAGAGCCTGTAAAAAAAGCCCCTGTCACGCAGAAAAAGCAAGGTATGAGTTTGTAA
- a CDS encoding DNA-methyltransferase yields the protein MGLLSKIPDGYVSMILTDPPYGISYQNHFTNQTHPLIIGDDGINYRLFAKECYRILQDNAHAYFFTRFDCYPYHYECLKQAGFTIKNCLVVEKGTLGGIGDLHGSFANNAEWIIFCQKGRRKFNQTTLLKNRKPEGTKPSANRQPTKKYKTRFSACWFGSEYPKATYNSTWQKKNGIYHPSIKNVEFLSWLIQLSSNPGELIFDGFMGTGSTALAAILNGRKYLGAEISKKYYEIIQSRIKEMR from the coding sequence ATGGGACTGTTATCAAAAATTCCTGACGGGTATGTATCCATGATATTGACTGACCCACCTTACGGAATATCCTATCAAAATCACTTTACTAATCAGACACACCCTTTAATCATAGGCGATGATGGAATCAATTATAGACTGTTTGCAAAGGAGTGTTATAGGATTTTACAAGATAATGCCCATGCTTATTTTTTCACTCGGTTTGATTGCTACCCTTACCACTATGAATGTTTAAAGCAGGCAGGATTTACAATAAAAAACTGTTTAGTAGTGGAAAAGGGAACGCTTGGAGGCATTGGCGATCTACACGGGAGTTTTGCCAATAATGCGGAATGGATTATCTTCTGCCAAAAAGGGCGTAGGAAGTTTAATCAAACTACTCTATTAAAAAATCGGAAACCGGAGGGAACAAAACCCAGTGCAAATAGACAGCCCACTAAAAAATATAAGACAAGGTTTAGTGCCTGTTGGTTTGGTAGTGAATACCCAAAAGCAACATACAATTCTACATGGCAAAAGAAAAATGGAATCTACCACCCATCTATTAAAAATGTAGAGTTCCTATCATGGCTCATTCAGCTTTCAAGCAATCCAGGAGAATTGATCTTTGACGGATTTATGGGAACCGGAAGTACCGCTCTAGCCGCAATTTTGAATGGAAGAAAATATTTAGGTGCAGAAATCAGCAAGAAATACTATGAAATAATTCAAAGTCGTATTAAGGAAATGAGGTGA
- a CDS encoding C40 family peptidase, with amino-acid sequence MAKIPFRPAGKVSRLTFTEEERSDPTLEEPLKKAEKAADKLEKAQAKIPKKKSLAKERTFDADTGKTKVRLYFEEIDKPKPPSKLSSTIKTIPQKELLSKIHKEIREGEQDNVGVEAAHKTEQGAEFGARRVQSAYRSHKLRPYRQLAKTEKQTVKAEVNYLYHKHLRDTPASITNPFSRWQQKRTIKKQYIEYRYGKGAKTAHQAAKNTKEAVQKTASAAEKITQFIASNKKGILIALGIGAVLMFLISAVSSCSIMMEGGFQNVVGTSYTSEDEDIVAVDEDYTSLERALQARIDSIESEYPGYDEYQYHLDEIGHNPFTLASYLTAKLQIYKRSEVQSELRALFDQQYTLSVREEVQVRYRTETYTDTWTDDEGNTHSDSYTEEVPYDYYILHITLRNKDISILATNNLTDEQNKMFAVYMETQGNKPYLFEGNIYAPGKGEYTDYDIPPDALTNPDFAALIREAEKYLGYPYVWGGSSPSTSFDCSGFVCWVLRESGVYNIGRTTAQGIFNQAAKIPPNEARPGDIIFFTGTYASDGAVSHVGIYVGNGMMIHCGNPIQYASVTTPYWTEHFYAYGRLN; translated from the coding sequence ATGGCAAAAATACCGTTCCGCCCTGCGGGTAAGGTGTCACGGCTTACTTTTACAGAGGAAGAACGCTCTGACCCAACCCTTGAAGAACCGCTGAAAAAGGCAGAAAAAGCGGCGGATAAATTGGAAAAGGCACAGGCAAAAATCCCAAAGAAAAAGAGCCTTGCGAAAGAACGCACTTTTGATGCCGATACTGGCAAAACAAAGGTGCGTTTGTATTTTGAGGAAATAGATAAGCCAAAGCCACCATCTAAGTTGTCCTCTACCATTAAGACCATTCCACAAAAAGAACTGCTTAGTAAAATCCATAAGGAAATCCGTGAGGGCGAACAGGACAATGTGGGCGTTGAGGCAGCACATAAGACGGAACAGGGAGCAGAATTTGGGGCAAGACGGGTACAAAGTGCCTACCGCAGTCACAAATTAAGACCTTACCGTCAGCTTGCCAAAACGGAAAAGCAGACTGTCAAAGCCGAGGTCAATTACCTATATCATAAGCATTTGAGGGATACTCCTGCCTCGATTACTAATCCCTTTTCACGTTGGCAGCAAAAGCGGACAATTAAAAAGCAATATATTGAATATCGCTATGGAAAAGGTGCTAAAACAGCACATCAGGCGGCTAAAAATACAAAGGAGGCAGTTCAAAAGACGGCAAGTGCTGCTGAGAAAATCACACAGTTTATAGCCAGTAACAAAAAGGGGATATTGATCGCTCTTGGAATTGGGGCAGTCCTTATGTTTTTGATAAGTGCGGTTTCTTCCTGCTCCATTATGATGGAGGGCGGTTTTCAAAACGTAGTGGGAACTTCCTACACTTCTGAAGATGAGGACATTGTTGCCGTTGACGAGGATTATACCTCATTAGAGCGGGCATTGCAGGCACGGATTGACAGTATTGAAAGTGAATATCCCGGCTATGACGAATACCAGTACCACTTAGACGAAATCGGGCATAACCCCTTTACCCTAGCCTCTTACCTGACAGCAAAGTTACAGATATATAAAAGGTCTGAGGTACAGTCAGAGTTAAGAGCCTTATTTGACCAACAATACACCCTCTCTGTCCGGGAAGAAGTACAAGTACGTTACCGAACAGAAACATATACGGACACATGGACAGACGATGAGGGCAATACCCATAGTGACAGCTATACAGAAGAAGTACCTTATGATTACTACATTCTTCATATCACGTTGAGAAATAAGGACATCAGTATTCTTGCCACAAATAATCTGACTGATGAACAAAACAAAATGTTTGCCGTGTATATGGAAACACAGGGCAACAAACCTTACTTGTTTGAGGGCAATATCTATGCTCCGGGCAAAGGCGAATACACAGACTATGATATACCGCCCGATGCACTGACTAACCCCGACTTTGCTGCCCTTATCAGAGAGGCAGAAAAGTATCTAGGATATCCTTATGTGTGGGGAGGCAGTTCTCCAAGTACCAGTTTTGACTGCTCTGGCTTTGTGTGTTGGGTACTGAGGGAATCCGGTGTCTATAACATTGGGCGAACCACAGCACAAGGCATTTTTAATCAAGCGGCTAAAATCCCACCCAATGAGGCAAGACCCGGCGATATTATCTTTTTCACTGGCACTTATGCCAGTGACGGTGCAGTATCTCATGTGGGCATTTACGTGGGAAACGGAATGATGATCCACTGCGGAAATCCCATACAGTATGCCTCTGTAACCACTCCTTACTGGACAGAGCATTTCTATGCTTATGGGCGTTTAAATTAG
- a CDS encoding DUF4315 family protein codes for MSKKREKIISEISKTKEKIAELQEKLRELEQQKMEIENTEIVALVRSTKMNTSELSEFLKAYREKNDASFFNQEQEETTHEEQ; via the coding sequence ATGAGTAAAAAAAGAGAAAAAATCATTTCGGAAATTTCAAAGACCAAAGAGAAAATTGCGGAACTACAAGAAAAACTCCGTGAACTGGAACAACAGAAAATGGAGATTGAAAATACGGAGATTGTTGCACTTGTCCGCAGTACCAAAATGAATACCAGTGAATTATCTGAATTTTTAAAGGCGTATCGTGAGAAAAACGATGCGTCTTTTTTCAATCAGGAACAGGAGGAAACCACACATGAAGAACAATAA
- a CDS encoding DUF4366 domain-containing protein → MKNNKIRIFTALFAVVICLSIFPATAFAGGGEEEIPVIPEVTETPEPKPDPVPLTPDGNLTLVDDVTGETAEDKQFVTLVSKNGNYFYLVIDRAGDKENVYFLNLVDEADLLALIEGETPKQLETSQVCSCTDLCENGKVDPNCSLCKNDLTKCTGKNTTSTPAPEPKEEKSKGMNGTLLLLLIVGMIGGGAFYYFKVLKNKQNTKGNTALEEYDFDDEDTETDEEEYEEEYETEDKEKSEADSL, encoded by the coding sequence ATGAAGAACAATAAAATTCGTATCTTTACTGCCTTGTTTGCAGTAGTCATCTGCCTTTCCATCTTCCCTGCCACAGCCTTTGCAGGAGGTGGCGAAGAAGAAATTCCGGTTATCCCTGAAGTGACAGAAACACCAGAGCCAAAGCCTGACCCTGTTCCTCTCACTCCTGACGGGAACCTGACCCTTGTAGATGATGTTACCGGAGAAACAGCCGAAGATAAACAGTTTGTGACCCTTGTTTCCAAAAACGGAAACTACTTTTACTTAGTCATTGACCGGGCGGGCGATAAGGAAAATGTCTATTTCTTAAATCTTGTAGACGAGGCAGATTTACTTGCACTGATTGAGGGAGAAACCCCAAAACAGCTAGAAACTTCACAGGTGTGCAGTTGTACCGACCTTTGTGAAAACGGAAAGGTAGACCCTAACTGCTCCCTTTGTAAGAATGACCTGACAAAATGTACCGGAAAGAATACAACCTCTACCCCTGCTCCTGAGCCAAAAGAGGAAAAAAGCAAAGGCATGAACGGGACACTTCTTCTCCTACTGATTGTAGGCATGATTGGCGGCGGTGCATTTTACTATTTCAAGGTGTTGAAAAATAAGCAGAATACTAAAGGCAACACTGCACTGGAAGAATATGATTTTGATGATGAGGACACTGAAACTGATGAGGAGGAATATGAGGAAGAATACGAAACCGAGGATAAAGAAAAAAGCGAGGCTGACAGCCTATGA
- a CDS encoding DNA topoisomerase 3 encodes MKLVIAEKPSVAQSIAAVIGAAVKKDGYMQGNDYLVTWCVGHLVELASADSYNEKYAKWQYEDLPILPSDWKYVTSKGKEKQMKIIGELMKRTEVTELVAATDAGREGELIFRLVYEKLSCKKPVKRLWISSMEESSIDEGFRNLRNGSDYELLYQSALCRAKADWIVGINATRLFSVLYGQTLNVGRVMSPTLAMMVEREENISAFRVKPFYTVQLDLSGFIVSGEKLQDRKEAETLQNACDGQNVTIETVERKEKSEKPPKLYDLTTLQREANRQLGFTAEQTLEYVQSLYEKKLVTYPRTDSRYLTEDMKDSVPAVVETIAGFFSLQNPPVNMAQVIDNSKVSDHHAIIPTRSVKGCDIHSLPFGEQETLMLIVLRLVCAVGESCHYAETVITAKCNGVVFNAKGKTTLDNGWKAAEILYFARKKEQTQEEKDTALPPVDQGEVFSAKATIKEGKTSPPKHFTDDTLLSAMENANNAMEDTERKGIGTPATRAGILEKLIKTGLAERKGEKKTKHFIPTQKGTSLITVLPEAIKSVQLTAEWEEQLKQIEHGTLSPLIFLDGISHMTKDLVSTYEIIKGTDILFSSKTQSIGQCPRCKGSVVENKKGFCCENRDCGFALWKESKFFTAKKKTLTKTIATDLLKKGRASLTGCYSEKTGKTYDAIIILDDTGGQYVNFKMDFPAKKEARNK; translated from the coding sequence ATGAAGTTAGTAATAGCAGAAAAACCATCTGTGGCACAGAGCATTGCTGCTGTTATCGGTGCTGCGGTCAAAAAAGACGGTTATATGCAGGGAAATGATTATCTTGTAACATGGTGTGTGGGGCATTTGGTGGAACTTGCCTCTGCTGATTCCTACAATGAGAAATATGCTAAGTGGCAGTATGAGGATTTGCCTATCCTGCCCTCTGATTGGAAGTATGTCACATCAAAAGGCAAAGAAAAACAGATGAAAATTATCGGGGAGTTGATGAAACGAACCGAGGTTACGGAATTGGTAGCTGCTACTGACGCAGGGCGTGAGGGAGAACTCATTTTCCGCTTGGTATATGAAAAACTCTCTTGCAAAAAACCTGTAAAAAGACTATGGATTTCCTCTATGGAGGAAAGTTCTATTGACGAGGGATTCCGTAATCTCCGAAATGGATCAGACTATGAACTGCTGTACCAGTCTGCCTTGTGCAGAGCCAAAGCAGACTGGATTGTAGGTATTAACGCTACCAGACTGTTTTCTGTCCTCTATGGTCAGACCTTAAATGTAGGCAGGGTTATGTCCCCGACCCTTGCCATGATGGTGGAGCGTGAGGAAAATATATCTGCTTTTCGTGTAAAGCCTTTCTATACAGTGCAGCTTGATTTAAGCGGTTTTATTGTATCAGGAGAAAAACTTCAGGACAGGAAAGAGGCTGAAACTTTACAAAATGCCTGTGACGGTCAGAATGTTACCATTGAAACAGTAGAACGCAAAGAAAAGTCAGAAAAGCCGCCGAAACTCTATGACCTCACTACATTGCAAAGAGAGGCAAACAGACAGCTTGGTTTTACCGCAGAGCAGACGCTCGAATACGTTCAGAGCCTTTATGAAAAGAAACTTGTAACTTATCCCCGTACAGACAGCCGTTACTTGACGGAGGATATGAAAGATAGTGTTCCTGCTGTGGTAGAAACTATAGCAGGATTTTTTTCGCTCCAAAATCCACCAGTGAACATGGCACAGGTCATAGATAACAGTAAGGTATCCGACCATCATGCGATTATCCCCACCAGGAGCGTAAAGGGGTGCGACATTCATTCGCTGCCTTTTGGGGAACAGGAAACTTTAATGCTCATTGTTCTGCGTTTGGTTTGTGCTGTGGGAGAAAGCTGTCATTATGCAGAAACCGTAATAACAGCAAAGTGTAACGGTGTGGTATTCAATGCAAAAGGAAAAACTACTCTTGATAATGGGTGGAAAGCGGCTGAAATTCTCTACTTTGCAAGAAAAAAGGAGCAGACACAAGAGGAAAAAGATACAGCCCTGCCGCCTGTTGACCAGGGAGAAGTCTTTTCTGCCAAAGCAACCATCAAGGAGGGCAAGACCAGTCCCCCTAAACATTTTACAGACGATACTTTGCTTTCTGCTATGGAAAATGCAAATAACGCAATGGAAGATACTGAACGTAAAGGGATTGGTACTCCCGCTACTCGTGCAGGGATTTTAGAAAAACTCATCAAAACAGGACTGGCAGAGCGTAAGGGAGAAAAAAAGACAAAGCATTTTATCCCAACACAAAAGGGCACTTCTCTTATCACTGTGTTGCCGGAAGCAATTAAGTCCGTGCAGCTTACTGCTGAATGGGAGGAACAGTTAAAACAGATTGAACATGGAACACTCTCTCCACTGATCTTTTTAGATGGTATATCCCACATGACAAAAGACCTTGTATCCACCTATGAAATTATCAAAGGTACAGATATTCTTTTTTCCTCAAAAACTCAAAGCATAGGGCAATGCCCTCGTTGTAAAGGTTCTGTTGTAGAAAATAAGAAAGGCTTTTGCTGTGAAAACAGGGATTGCGGTTTTGCCCTATGGAAAGAAAGTAAGTTTTTTACGGCAAAGAAAAAGACTTTGACAAAAACCATTGCTACAGACCTGTTGAAAAAAGGCAGAGCCAGTTTGACAGGATGCTATTCCGAAAAGACGGGCAAGACTTATGATGCCATTATCATTCTTGATGATACAGGCGGTCAGTATGTGAATTTTAAAATGGATTTTCCTGCGAAAAAAGAGGCAAGAAATAAATGA
- a CDS encoding YodL domain-containing protein, translated as MWQSDHTKGYVPADIERDIVEQHITDLNLELSPEYLAYQMGDFYFSIQTVEDGYDYSIYDKDYNLLDGGVYDNPDISIYRAMDYILDDEPALDFSISIDIDYEGLTERADKAWQENVTAKKHEVLSDTPMQEHTYPLPDPDISISDRNSYGYLDDEMLPLSRERAAELFEQDLTVYMLYEDNTEAMAFDQKDIDSHGGIFGMERSDWIAFHDFEKMKMSEKFSVPELEQRLLESPADAFAIYQLKDGEDLRDYRFERLERLQSKGLSVEHGNYELIYTAPLNDFNGNQSQTLSRLNEQFNIDHPADFRGHSLSVSDIVALKVNGKVFFHYVDSYGFAEQPDFLPQNNYLETAEKSTEQNYNQIDGIINNQPTVGELEQTVKAGGQISLLDLARAVQEDKKEKRISVVEQLKNQSTGNKEKQKTAPYMSAEMER; from the coding sequence ATGTGGCAAAGCGACCATACAAAAGGATATGTTCCTGCTGACATAGAACGAGATATTGTTGAACAGCATATCACAGATTTAAACCTTGAACTTTCCCCTGAGTATTTAGCCTATCAAATGGGGGACTTCTATTTTTCCATTCAAACAGTTGAAGATGGCTATGATTACTCCATTTATGATAAGGACTACAATCTCCTTGATGGAGGTGTCTACGATAACCCTGATATTTCTATTTACAGAGCAATGGATTATATCTTAGATGATGAGCCTGCATTGGATTTTTCTATTTCAATAGATATTGATTATGAAGGATTAACGGAAAGAGCGGATAAAGCTTGGCAAGAAAACGTTACAGCAAAAAAGCATGAGGTTTTATCCGACACTCCCATGCAGGAGCATACTTACCCTCTGCCTGACCCTGACATAAGCATTTCAGACCGCAATTCCTATGGCTATTTAGACGATGAAATGCTGCCCCTTTCAAGAGAACGTGCAGCCGAACTGTTTGAACAGGATTTAACTGTATATATGCTCTATGAGGATAATACCGAGGCGATGGCATTTGACCAGAAAGATATAGACAGTCATGGCGGTATCTTTGGAATGGAACGTTCTGATTGGATTGCCTTTCATGACTTTGAGAAAATGAAAATGTCTGAAAAATTCTCTGTACCGGAATTGGAGCAAAGGCTTTTAGAAAGTCCTGCCGATGCCTTTGCTATTTATCAGCTTAAAGATGGCGAGGATTTGAGAGATTATCGTTTTGAACGATTGGAACGGCTGCAAAGTAAAGGATTATCCGTGGAGCATGGCAATTATGAGTTGATATATACTGCACCTTTGAATGACTTTAACGGAAACCAGAGCCAAACTCTTAGCAGGCTCAACGAGCAGTTCAATATAGACCACCCTGCCGATTTTAGAGGGCATTCCTTATCGGTCAGTGACATAGTTGCACTAAAGGTAAATGGTAAGGTATTCTTTCACTATGTTGACAGCTATGGATTCGCTGAACAGCCTGACTTTCTTCCTCAAAATAACTACCTGGAAACCGCTGAAAAGTCTACTGAACAAAATTACAATCAGATAGATGGCATTATCAATAATCAGCCTACCGTGGGGGAACTGGAACAGACCGTAAAGGCAGGCGGTCAGATTTCCCTTTTAGATCTCGCCCGTGCCGTGCAGGAGGATAAAAAGGAAAAGCGAATTTCCGTGGTGGAACAGCTTAAAAACCAATCGACTGGAAACAAAGAAAAACAAAAAACAGCACCTTACATGAGTGCAGAAATGGAGCGATGA
- a CDS encoding transposon-transfer assisting family protein, whose protein sequence is MSKFNVEETNLMCIYNTGSRSGLLSELTQMQTHLEPDERELLELTQSVVDKLNTMSDDEFDSITGELIADFEEQED, encoded by the coding sequence ATGAGCAAATTTAATGTAGAAGAAACGAATTTAATGTGTATCTATAACACTGGCTCAAGGTCAGGTTTGCTTTCTGAACTTACTCAAATGCAGACCCATTTAGAGCCAGACGAAAGAGAACTTTTAGAACTGACCCAATCCGTTGTAGATAAGCTGAATACCATGAGTGATGATGAATTTGACAGCATTACGGGAGAACTGATTGCTGATTTTGAGGAACAGGAGGACTAA